The following proteins are encoded in a genomic region of Arachis stenosperma cultivar V10309 chromosome 4, arast.V10309.gnm1.PFL2, whole genome shotgun sequence:
- the LOC130974977 gene encoding uncharacterized protein LOC130974977, with product MNVVAPLEIQVFSELVNKARVVEECAEKVVLARDPRGGNNNRGRSKYFQLRGQSFKRDGQAPQDAQGGCFNCGLPGHMDRDCTHGRNPNASQNQQGRVFAVDASDAAKTDPLMRGIYLIGDKILVALYDTEASHSFIAFDNVEELGLRMSELAFYLDVHTPYQTVVTRLGYRQISFKIEDREFAHN from the exons ATGAATGTTGTGGCTCCTTTGGAGATTCAGGTGTTTTCCGAGTTAGTGAACAAAGCCCGAGTGGTTGAGGAATGCGCTGAGAAGGTGGTACTAGCACGAGATCCTAGAGGAGGAAACAATAACAGAGGCCGAAGCAAGTACTTTCAGCTGAGAGGCCAGAGTTTCAAGAGGGATGGACAAGCACCTCAAGACGCTCAAG GTGGTTGCTTCAATTGCGGATTGCCTGGTCACATGGACAGGGATTGCACTCATGGGAGGAACCCGAATGCAAGTCAGAATCAACAAGGTCGGGTGTTTGCTGTGGATGCCAGTGATGCTGCTAAGACAGATCCTTTGATGAGAGGTATATATTTAATTGGTGATAAAATATTAGTTGCATTGTACGATACTGAAGCTTCGcattcatttattgcatttgatAATGTTGAGGAACTAGGATTAAGAATGTCAGAATTAGCTTTTTATTTGGATGTGCATACCCCGTATCAAACGGTTGTAACTAGATTAGGTTATAGGCAAATATCTTTCAAGATTGAGGATAGAGAGTTTGCTCATAATTAA